accaagagtgagttagctttaagaataaagttaattgtgtctccaacaccagaagcacccgaggctgcagtgcttttacggggagagagagagagaggatttgtaaagagcgatgcaaggcttccaccctccccacggctacccacaacccaaatcaggtccaggcagagcaaactagaagggaacgtttctgcttcgtctttcatttactttaagtagttctagctaacgctgaggcttccctcccactccaggatttttgctttgcttggagacatctgtgctagcgggtggcgagatgctactcagaaacgtgacacagacacgCCAGGGAAGACGTGAGgcgaaaagaacgttaaccttcttttggaacatgtgatttgtgtttatgcacatgctagtaaacaacaagaaaaataacccttttcaagaaataaaaactcgtctgaattagatgaaatactataaacatggtttacataaatgcataaaattaactacttgggtcactgggccagtaaactaactcGAACTCACAATGAGAGCcattcatgcattcatggccaaaaaggaattcgaacaactcggtgacagaattacaggtgtcagattaagaTGTAGTGgttttagacctacatacaacaagcttacaattttaagttgattggatactattccatgagcatcagaggctgcattcttcgcagaacacagagccagagttcatctgtttctagatttaggtgatcctaacagcttatcaaggcatcagatccagcggtccagggttagtgtaatgcctcacaccacagcagtgaagtacttaaaataaagatgaaaaatgaaacccaccaaatagtgatttttatactgtagggactattttgaaatgtgtagttacgcatagcattcaacccaagtggcaaatcaagatctagaccattaccagtcaagtatttccttgtgttacttcATTATATTACagcagccgaatgacagtgttttcaaacctgaagaaaaatgctgcgcCTTTTCCAAACGTAAAAAAGTGAGACTGTGAATTTACATACCGCTTTTGATAttccactcactggctcagttcgacttctagaagaagaaagaaaggtgatcagaatttaaaataaagcacttgtgcccagcatcaagcagcaaaaACAGCTTATAAAaacggattgtcaaaacattatgttctgatagtctactgaatgtggaaatttatccgtatacataaactgttctctcttgtacactcagtgcaaagaaaaaaaaaacccaaatcacatttcacctttgtcacaaattcctccaagacttacagatacagaacacaacagcacaagaggaagtcctcaggtattttgtctctgctacctaagtaacaaaaccatcatgtctgtactatattttgtgttcttaaataaccaaccatcaaaacaggaaggtaacgttagccagtctgtatatccctagtatcacaaatagggccatacacagtactttagTTTCTAAGCCAGAACGGTGATGGTCTAGACCCTTCAAAGTGCACCTTTCCTTAAGCGAACCAGAAATCAGTCAtccgacaaagacataacaaaaatgtcagcagcagagtctttacgagagcgtttctttgtggaagcccaagcactgtgctcagacggctaccatatttagccactaaacgtgttacatatgctatgtgGATTCAAAATAGTAGTAGAAATGTCACCACgacagcagtttctagaattttgttcaattgaggagtcccgtgacaaaagaaaatagcggcctcgattgccagaatttgttttaagatgatcttgaaaatgctacaatattttaggaaccatTTATTacgtttgaaaacttgctgagattccacatactcattgatccgtactgcagaggcaattcaaaggctgctggggaattcacgtacaaagagaaaggctcgtgcttcctgccactgctagaccaccaccaggctcacaattacagccacacagctcccgaaggggagcaagtacaaggaaacactgtcaatgaccacccaatggtttcttcatccacttACCTCGAAGAACATACTACGAGGTGAGTAACACGTTTTTGGAGGCCTCTCCACCCTTACAGCGtacgttcatcattcccaaacttcaGCCACTCTgcagtggcttctgcaatgtttccagctggaggagcagaaagctcatctgcctggtgaattgtcaatgctagaacagcagtgccgTTCTTCCCTTATTCCCACGTAcaggtatttacctgatctttgaagctagcagcatctatcctctcattgtggggcagcattacaataccaggagaggGTGCCGTCCAATCAGAAACGGAGCATGCACTGGCAACGCAGCACTAAGCATACACGTTTTAATTAACCCccagtgtttagaagcacaactctgtggcctccagaattactagggagtacctgaaagcactgcaacaactacggcagtaacatgcccaaagctgacatgcagagccatgtaaattcagggggttttgcttgcagacacttcatgagtaccaggatgctgctgtactgttggtgcgaGACACGCTGTAACTCATCACTCTACTCTGTTGagaaccaacactagaaagacatggcaaaaccacaatttaataacatcttttaattgTGGGGGAGAGGCATATCTTTAAGAAGGCCGGAAAATATGACCATTCAAACAACGCTAATGTAGCTGACATAGAACGGGTCTGTATgaatgcagaaatgacagcaataatcCTGTAGTCGGGAGTGCATTTGAGcatctgtaattttaatcaatacacccgattctctgtcctctgtaaatcttaggaatacagaattaaaacctggagcacagacattggcttagggtaaaaacagacttCGAAAGATAACCAGTAACATTTGGTAACCTGCTCAACTGCTTactgagtttcaagtttggaaaggatCAACTATTCCTTCATCGTACtcacacaaaaggctttaggacactgttctttttctcttgccttaaacggacattgtctttaggaaactactaggaatcctttatgaatgaaacttcttgtttgcattgctcgccagctggcaaccctgggtctttcctctatagctagtatgcaaaaaacccagatttgggccgtaagaataccctccagcccaaaTGCAAGAAATAGTTAAACACTGAGACgcaggctcttctgagatgggaacaaagCCTAAGATGACACTACAATGTGTATCTGCCtgtactataaaagcaataaaagcaaacacatataataaggaatttctccgtatggagatccatgtagagaccatgggtctcagaacaatcagccccaagaacaaacccagtagaggcatctgaaaagttacaattGGTGGAGTGtgaaccccatgtcccaacagcactaaaaatgtcagcctgctttggggcagacacattaaaatctagcccatgacaacaaaaattaacagcagctttaacaagaaagatacaagctgaaagcccctgtaaactaatataaatttaaaaagctatcacaccaaaaccccttagaaagaatacaatggtttatggatacttacctaacagaggttttgctggtagctttaactcctccaacagggattcttctgacaatcaccgatgagttcttaggaatcagggcattgtcatctgtgtattctgaaaacaagagaaacacaggaaaaaaccctagtccattcataaggattaaggattaaggattaatacgtaattacacagcacttcagagaatcccttgacagatagaaaagcaaacttttgtatgTCACATCGTCTCAACAGCTTTTATCGTCTCAACACACTAACAGTACAttgcaagaaatcttcaggtttgagaaccaaacacagacaacaaaatttgtctccttttttaaaaagcaaaacggTCTCAATGGTCACTAAAAGAGAGTCTGCTAATGCATGAGGTTCTGTCCTGATCTAACTcaagttgcttttgcttctgttaggctacaaagccaacagatctccggagcagaacaacccacagcaaagtctcacctgcataaaccagagtctaaagtctgtctagattgccctgcaacaaaacaggcaccgagctaaagcatgaaaacgccattgcttccatagctgttaactcaaacgattcacctaatgccaccagtgctcaagactgacggaacgcagaagagaccctgccatctctgtcttggagcatcttccaccaacaaccacacttctcggcctctcagtgctttacatttgaatggaacccaaactggcagtgctagaatttgcatcacagaacttttggccttttttgagcttgctttcacaagtagggcagaattggctcaaactaaagtggtatctcccctctgaagctaatcatctcctttgaattaaacgtgaagggacgggaactctttcaattcccttcttgcagagcagagagactcaaacaaaactacatacgaagacagcctctaaaagcctttagaaaacagtgtgtgcgTGACGCTACCCatgctttgccttggcttacaccctgtcagtcttttgaaacggaggaaagccttctgaccttttacatacgacccaaaaaaccctgcccttactacctgagacacttggactgagcaagcttaaaatgcaaagaccttcccatgagaatggttgtctattgtacttacaccagctggatatgaCTAACTGCTTTAAAGCACTACCAGCAGCCATTCCCCGTAATCTGCCTACAGTTTCAAAGGTTAAAAgcccttacctttgcagaacgatggcctgaaaaccaaagatactggatagcaagccaagctctgtcagggagattttgctcagggatcagacccaaaataggaatagttcacaatttaggcatcatttttcagtatattcttcctatgggcatgacttccttGGAGTTAgcaggagtttgttttgaagacatcgcatcacagcattactaaaaccgtcaagtgcgtgctgtaacactgaactcgagcaagttccgagctgcagagacagtcttagaagagcactcttcttccttaaaactaatcacccaagagcgttcagagtcccatttttggttttatacttttttgtcttttgcctgataagcggaatagcacattctccaaggggtttgagagaatgttacagggcaggaaagagtactcaagaaaccTGAGTTCTGGAGTTTACTGTTCTACCACGAtattgtgagaacatctatgataagaaattcagatcaaattaaaaggaggcaagtttaaatgcgctattcttgagtatgggctttttgaagggaattctgccctcACAGAACACGCCTCTAGAGTAAGcgtggaagaggacatccccccaccccctctgtaaaataggtcccaaccatccctttgTCTTCCcggcatctctaaaagcatcatctcatatttttccactgagctttaaaatcctctttacttttacctcatactagctttgcttctattactagatttccattgtgaaaagtagCAGTTACTGAACTGTAAGAGCTTGGAGTACTCAGAAATATCTGAATAAGGAGGCCATCTTCACTCaagcttcactttgttctttccaagatcatttcaacattttgtcagcactgctgcacagacaaaggtataaaatgcaatactgtatgtccgcatataggaattccaaacatcccactgaggcagaaaatccctgtctggtttttttttccctttttttcctgaaggtgagtttaagcatctacatctgacgaataacaactggaagtaacggttatgcatataaaccaaaaaagttggcattcatacatattacaccaaaacatattctctagctgtgctctgaaaaccactggggtattttggtgttttcgcatggaaaacacccttaccttcactaAGTATCTGTGCCACCAGTGTACCAAGTTTAAAAGATTACACGCATTTTACAAAGGTCAAATTGTAACACAACCTACCTAGAGGAGGATCGTGTCACTGCCACACACAACTgatgctctttgaagcaggaaagttagCCCCTTTCGGCCCTTTAGGCAAAGCCCCTTTCGGCAACCCCATGTTTAAGGGAACCTagtgaagcacatgctttttcctcactgccctgaGGCCCCGCGCCCCCACGCACCTTCGTcggtctgggcgttgctgatctgcaggtCACAGTTGGCCGCCTTCAGCTTCTCACGGCCCATGATCCGGCACTTGAGGTCGCGGAGGGAGATGTGGAGGCCATCGAAGGTGACTATATcattgttcagcttggagaagaacttATAATGCACAGCAGACATGGTCGGGGCCAGGCGGTGCCTGCTACGCAAAGGCATCTACCACAGCAGATGGCATCACGGCCTCCACACCGCATCAGGGCCCACGGCGGCGTGGGGCAGGGCCCActgaggggccggggccagcagcgCAGGCTGAGGGCGAGCGGGCCGGCAGTGCTCAGAGGCTGTGGCGCTCTGCCATGGCCAGGCCCCGCAGCCTCAGGCAGACTCGGCTGGGGGAGGCCTCAGGAAggccccgcctcccagccccacaaggtctccagcctgtggctgtcagcaatggcgctgggctgtggcggcggggccagcccggctcctcccggcagcccaggcggagggtgggcgagggggagcggcccccgtggccctggctcggcctcccctccctctctggcagcagacaaaaccagtatctgatgaaacacaacaaatttattccatgaactgggtgcggagagcacagccccgcagctcggggctggcaccggctggggctttgctgggaaaaaccaggcgagagtcaccctgacgtcccacacacgtaccttgtgccgggacctgccaacccatccctctgcccagcgtccccacgggatgcagaaagcagcgctgctggccctggtgtggtcctgagccatgtcgcagcagacgagtccttaaccagcaggcctatcatgttaaactgacatttgagaagtgatgagaccctagtggtgcacgaaagcctattttaaaagtcgagttctgtacaggactgccatggaaattgactgtttggaaaacagtctgttcccccgctcaatttgccagcagtccAACAAACCCACGCTCGGATTTCTGTGCCTCGGCCTACCTTCCTTGCCCGCTAGAGTCTTGCAGGGCATTACCAGCTCAAGTGATCTAGCCCCAAAGGTAACCCTACTGAGGCGAgatctttctatgagaaacaacatctttcaaggtcttgtacataatggcacaggagggataaaaaccttttcccgtgtctaattgaaaacacctgggtatgtctggctgctggcaggaaacgCCCCAGAATTGCCTCTAGATTTTCAGCAAATCAAcagtcagggatggagcaccagccacatcccttgcctttggggattcacaaaagcccaagcctgctggtgaagtccttactcacaggagtcgttccccattgcggccatggctcctcgtcaggaacagaacagaggggaaagctctgggtgacaaaggacgCCAGGAcgtgctccagaaagagaagatcagcgccaatcccctcacctgagtgcaaagaaatagttgcacccctagaaaatagttaaaaaaagaaccccaagccaaacccacagcacagcatccccctctacaaccgtttcagcggtagttacaaccgctgcacagctgcaggctgatggccctgctggccctgtcacaggactctcactgacagcagttaccaaggcccttttggaagactgcactgtgcgtcaccttcactggagaggacctgctgcttccctgtggctgcctttagcagcagagccctctggttctccagcccacactttcccaccttggatgcaggagggaccggctttcaaccgctgctttaacagctgcctttgctgtgctcctctgctgtctcccttcccaccgcatcactcagggtgggcttcttgtcattccggactgagcccccagcacatgctaaagaaacaacaattagcaaataggaactctacccatagcgcctatctggacagcctatcaaggtgtaatagctcatcctacccttcccaaggtagagaccAGCCTATACTTTGATGCCatatctacctactgtaccatctgtcctaaagctcaaatcgtaattacctttgcaagaggatggccgttgaggagcagtgggcagtaaaccatcactgcctggaaaaaagtagccgagcaagtggcaaaggaaggagccgagttatcccgaaggccagctcagcccaacaaagctcagggagctttggtcctccctgtctcccatttGTGTGTTGATGGCTCACCATTTGTagtcagagccatcagacggacgaccccatcctccttgagacaccccttggggcagccgtacccagcgccgggtggctggatatggcctttgctccatggggaggcgcttcctgggagcaggatctctcactggggcactgggaagccctcctgaggcctgcatgcctgagggacggctctgcactgctccatcgctcaccaaaaccaggggcggaggaaggctgccctggtggcctccaaaagaatcagctcacctgggctcctctgcggccaccgggcacctttgctgtcaggcagctctccgcgctgctctgccagcttaaccagcacctcttgccctccatctcttcccgctcctcaccagcacttctcctccctcccctccctgaccagctcccccctgctctccccggccctctggcccttcccgcccctctccccccaccccgccgcgctctcccaaccttctctccctccctgacctcctcctcccggccccagccgtgctccagggcctggccctgggccagggcagccccggggaggcggccatggttcccgcggggtcagagggcaggagggggtgccccggggcacgctgggagttgtggacccggcaGGAGGCTcacggcggccatcttgtgtcagctgaggggaggctggcacaggccgacaggacagatctgcagagccgggagctgcggtgagtcctgggcccttgggctcctgtcagccctcttctgcctccctgttcctccctgcccttcctctttccctctgggtcctgtttttcgcctccctgtacctcccttcctctctcctgctgtgctctgctccctgtccgccctttcttttttctccaagtccctctctctctctgtcatccttcctctccctctactttccccgtcgcccgtctttcctgctccctgggcctcttggtttctctctctctcttctgcacagaggccccaggctgagtgtgcagctcgcactgtgcagtgaggtcaaacccatgtggctactggacagacctctctccctgctgagcacagagtaactaggtttgggggttttttagctgcctcagttaagcgactccagttagataggatgaaccctggcttcaaagttttactctgtgaccagttaatgaagataggccactattatgtactggtaaacagtgggttcactcatttgtcttcctgttatgtccacaatgaacaaacaggctctattaagactagctatataacatgagcttgACAAACTAGCTTGACCAgtcactgtgagccaaatcatgcttgctttacttacaggattgtccccccaatcattctgcttgcatgagaggcccttcagatgagcttctatttttgcattttccctgggctatgccattagctgggatttgtttgttaagtagaagattaatgtcaggcaattttaacaggtaatctgatctggaatacttgtttactggagttgtttacccaatggtagatcgtggacaagatcaaatgattttttgttctattcaaaaaaaaaaaaaggttctgaatgtgaatggaaaaccgttttctgtattcacttacctttctgttctgatgtatttactgatgcctgtctgttggagtgggagacggacccggagtaacgatggagtctcaatatgagtatgatcgttctccctttattcaagttttcacagagtatatatagacaggcaataagagcacgcgctagcggcagctatatgattggcttacagtctctgttcacgcactgtccgtgcagttcattcacagatcagattggttacaagaattcacatagtaaattacttcgtcattagcacaacatgttttctaccttctcagttcctgtttttcccatgtactaattccatcttctaccacctgttttgcccttaatctaatctctcatagtagggaggctggctcacgtgatcattttctctcagacacattcctacaataccccctttttcttcttgagccagccagaccttatgcatggcattttctatcatgtcagtcactttgcggagaacacatgaggctaccataatcaataataacataaccaacagtagcatgagcccttgctttagtaagtctgataaccatcccgttataccccatgagcttgaccaatcatcgaaaccatttttgaccgcttttaatttggacatgttatccttgttgtgacgctcttagcaggttatatactaaacacaattaaaaacagaatcaaaaagaaccctgctaaggcaataaatacccagattcctaaatttagcccagaaagccaatttctttggatttacccacgagaaatccttttgtaatgtttcaaatacattgcggttgctgacagcacaagcgaccctggaaaaacaatcgtggtaacatttcgatcatcatagttaccggctttgaaaaggtatgtggcaaaaatacccactctaacgcagtcaggctctttgcgagtgcatcatcccactgtcctatcagggcataaagttgaaattcttgtaggaaggtgttcagtgcgtcttgcagcagtagtagactatatcttatctttcaacatgctgtaatgccttcggagctgttggggttaatgaacataaaacttatggggggggcgggggcagacacagtgcttcagggcatcccctgtaccttcaaagtgtgctcatgtctctctccccctctctgacccgagacagcccccttatatcctgcactggattgagtggagaagtacaggctagagtcgctgcatgcatggccagtgcacgcagcgagtcccaccagactctcctgcactggatcgagtagaaaagtacagggtagagtcgctgcacacgtggccagtgtatgcagcgagtctcaccaaactcatgatccagctttgctaacagcagctgtctgatacgtgactacattgttgtaatcccttcttgttatcttcttctgtgaaggtcgggttctcatggatacacacatagtttttagagcaacatattctacaactcgtacaagggtacgatgcaaagcggcatttacagctgatcgtataatgcttattaaacacggcaaacagcatactaaacataacagacaaattccttccacacaggcgatgagtataatttgcttcaaccaaccccacgcccaagtccatccagcaaagagatttcacccagtggtctccacaagttgctggttcggtcggtgcagttcctgcaactgggcatggatggatttggagtggtcacttagattcaaacaatacagtcctttaaaatcttgacaaccatgtctgtgagctgaaagcaaaaaatcagtagcagttctgttttgcaacatcgcatatcgaatactatctacatctagcaagaactcagaaatagcggtactagtagcattgttaaacttatccttggcagcaagagagtccttgttatcacgaatccttggcagcaaaagagtccttgtttgctagagcgcatgcggactccctgttcttgctggtactgtgctttgatcttcttccacaacaggccaagattctcaagcagctggataaggtgtctgtgagtccattacaggcttatgtcatccaaatgtttttcttgcaagcacccgagactgaataacaattggtgtgatatatgtgttttccagcacccagttCCGAGTCCCttgtgtgtatttacagtcctcctcaccgattttccgttgctttcccatattccacccccttgctcaagagaccgcttctgctgggttcattttagtctcgcagggtgtcgtggtttagcctcagacagcaacaaagaaccacgtgctgcttgctcgcgtcttcctaatacaggaaggatcgtaagaaaaggcaagactcttgggttgagacaaaggcagtttaacaggacagtaaagggaacaggcaaacaacaacaacaacaacacggataggggaatatacaaacgcgattacggaaccgccgctccctgccgctcgccggccggaccggaccctgGACGCCCCAgaccgcttttaagcagcaacttcctgccccctcccccggcagctcagggtgggcgtggctcacatggcatggaataccagggaaaattaaccctatccccaccggaaccaggacattatccaccccttattccataccatctatgccatgcccagcaggttccaatgaattgccaccactttcccctgtcatatacatatatatatatatatatatacacacacatataatgcccttagtttatgggccatccctccaaagtgtccgttgagttcttttaatccacggctttgggctccatctcttagaacagtctctcagggcaggtgagatgctgggtggtgctggtctgttgcatgctgtatttttcggagcttgtgactggtgcacctggtgtggctcatgcacgcagtccgtgggctgaagatgtagatcttgaggaaactgctgggcgccagctgctgagatcagttcttatcccatcatccctgtgccttacttgtagtacaactgatagcaattatagcaatgaggacatacagtgacagtgttacttagcaattaaca
The DNA window shown above is from Larus michahellis chromosome W unlocalized genomic scaffold, bLarMic1.1 SUPER_W_unloc_1, whole genome shotgun sequence and carries:
- the LOC141736702 gene encoding E3 ubiquitin-protein ligase RBBP6-like, producing MSAVHYKFFSKLNNDIVTFDGLHISLRDLKCRIMGREKLKAANCDLQISNAQTDEEYTDDNALIPKNSSVIVRRIPVGGVKATSKTSVRSRTEPVSGISKAVCKFTVSLFYVWKRRSIFLQV